In Eubalaena glacialis isolate mEubGla1 chromosome 2, mEubGla1.1.hap2.+ XY, whole genome shotgun sequence, a single genomic region encodes these proteins:
- the LOC133085722 gene encoding ras-related protein Rap-2a-like, with protein sequence MAGLGPRPAKGYRVVLLGSVAVGKTALATQFACGSFPEQCEPSVEELFSKVIEVNAAPALLEIVDTVGAEHLVTLKDLYIKNSDGFVVLYSVCSEASFEAVRPLRERMGRLRGPKAVPLVLVGTKADLDAQRQVLTARGRALAREWRCPFLEVTAKSKLMVDQVFTQVVREMEALAPPEEEVPAIPTNAQETWPSERFIG encoded by the coding sequence ATGGCGGGCCTGGGGCCGCGACCCGCCAAGGGCTACCGGGTGGTGCTGCTCGGCAGCGTGGCCGTGGGCAAGACGGCGCTCGCCACGCAGTTCGCCTGCGGCAGCTTCCCCGAGCAGTGTGAGCCGTCGGTGGAGGAGCTCTTCAGCAAGGTGATCGAGGTGAACGCGGCGCCCGCCCTGCTGGAGATCGTGGACACGGTGGGCGCCGAGCACCTGGTCACCCTCAAGGACCTGTACATCAAGAACAGCGACGGCTTCGTGGTGCTCTACAGCGTGTGCAGCGAGGCCTCGTTCGAGGCGGTGCGGCCGCTGCGGGAGCGCATGGGCCGGCTGCGGGGGCCCAAGGCCGTGCCGCTGGTGCTCGTGGGCACCAAGGCCGACCTGGACGCCCAGCGCCAGGTGCTGACGGCGCGGGGCCGCGCGCTGGCCCGCGAGTGGCGGTGCCCGTTCCTGGAGGTCACGGCCAAGAGCAAACTCATGGTGGACCAGGTGTTCACGCAGGTGGTGCGCGAGATGGAGGCCCTGGCCCCGCCCGAGGAAGAGGTCCCGGCCATCCCCACCAACGCGCAGGAGACGTGGCCATCGGAAAGGTTCATCGGCTGA